The Balneola vulgaris DSM 17893 DNA window ATAGGCTACGTTCATACCAACACCGATTGTTTCCAATGAGTCTAAATATGGACCAAAGGGCCATGGACTCGTGCCATCGGGACCACCTAGGGATGTGGTCACGCCTTGGCGTACTGCACTTTCACTTTCGGAAAGACGCATTATTGGATCAATGTGGGCATGCATGTCGATGAAGCCTGGAGCAACCGCCAAGCCTTTTGCTTCTACTTTGCGCTTACTAGCGCTCCTAGATAAATGACCGATTTCGGCTATTTGATCGCCGATAATTCCTATATCAGCAGTGTATGGTTTCTCACCACTGCCATCATAAACAGTACCATTCAGTATGACTATATCGAATTCTTTGTTGTTCTGTCCACACCCCACAATTAGTACACCTAAAAGTAAAATGGTATATGCTCGAAAAGAATGCTTCATACTGTTGGTTGTTGTGTTTATTTAAAATTATTTCGTGTTAACTAATCTTTATATAAATAATGTTAGTTACTGCTAGCCATAAACTTGCTTAGTTTCAGTTTCTTAAATGCTTTTTGAAGTTGAGCCGTAACTGCCCCAGGTGTTGAGCCTTCATAATAGAAGTGATCATTCACTTTTTTTATGGATGCAATTTGGGTAGTAGTACCTGTTAAAAATGCTTCATCCATTTTATACAGCTCATCTACGGTAATGGCTTTCTCATTTACTTCAATGCCAATTTGTTTACACAAATCGATTGTTTTCTGGCGTGTTATTCCATTCAATATGTAATCATCAGCTGGATGGGTATACACCACATCGTTCTTTACAAAGAATACATTACAATGCGAGCCTTCTGTGATTTTATTCTCGCGATATAACAGCGATTCATACACTTTATGTTCTACGGCTATCTGGTTTGCCAATACATTACCAAGTAGCGAAATCATTTTGATATCACACTGTAGCCATCTTTTATCCGGTGAAGTAATGACGGATAGTGGACTTTTATTAATGCCAGGTAATGCTTTTTTCAAGATGTACATCATCACTGATGGAGATGCGTCTTGAGGGAAATTGTGTTTCCGTGGGGCAATACCACGTGTAATTTGAATGTAGAGCAAGCAAGCCTCATCACGAATGCTACAGCTTTGTAATAGTGCATTTAGATGAGGGAATAGGCTATCCACTTGGAAGTCTATTTGAACCTTAGCTAAGCTATTTTGTAGACGCTTAAAATGATCTTCTATAAAATAAAATTGTCCATTTTGCCCTACCATAACCTCATATACTCCATCACCAAATAGAAACCCTCGGTCAAAAACCGATATTTTAGCCTCCTGAAGGTCGACAATGCGACCATTCAGGAATACTTTGGTGGGATATTGAGGTTGTGCTGATTGCATGTTTACGAAAGGTATCCAGGTACTGAAATGGTTGACATGGTTTGAAGGCCAGGATTTGCTTTCAATACACTTTTAATACTGTTAATAGTGATTGCGCAGGTAGCGATATCGCCATTGATGCCCCCATCTATTTCAGATACAAAAGAGGGCTCACCCTTAACGGTTACTTTATCATAAGAACGGGGTTCTCCGATAGCCGCCTTAAAGTGCATCTTAATTTTAAGCACTCCATTTTGGTACCCATGTGAAATTTGTTCAACCCCACGCGCATCCCCCTTTTTGATGTTCATGGATGGCACACTGATGTCATTATCAGAAACTACAGGATTTAACTCTTCTGTAACTTCATCTAAATCTATTCCCACACAGGATGCTAAGAAGTACACAGACTCCTTCAATCCAACATGGCGTAATGTGCCTTCTGCTTCTTTCTCTTTAAAAGAGGATAAATTTAACCCGGCTCCAATTTTTTTCTGAAATGGCACTCTTCTTGGTGTAGCGTCTTGAATGCGTTCAACAGTGATGCTATCAACATCTTTACAAATTGAAGTTAGGGTAGAAGGGAGGTAATCCATTAAGAATCCTGGATTAACACCCGTACCTAAACACGCTACTTTATATTTCTTGCAGATTTGATCTATTTCATTGCTTACTGCTTCATTTTCCTTCCAGGGGTAAGAGAGTTCTTCACAAGTAGAAACGATAGGCATCCCATGTTTGGCTACGGCCTCAACTTGCCCTACTAATTTCTTAATACTCGATACGGTTGTGATTACCGCCACATCGGGTTTTTTATCTAATTTGGCTAAAGCTTCATCAACCGATGATGAAACGGTAACTCCTGTTTTATCTTTGCCAAGTAATTCACCTATATCCTTCCCAATTAAATCAGGATCTAGGTCAACTACCGCGATGGTTTTAACGTTTTTTTTGTCTGCGATGTAATGGGCAATCTGTTTTCCAAGAGGCCCGAACCCCATTTGTAGAACTCCAATCATAATTATTTAGGTATTTTTCCTAATAAAAGTTTTAATTGGTACGCAATCTAATTGCTGATAATTAAAAAATAGCATACCAATTTTAAGTTTTAAGGCAATACAATCTTGCAGAACAAATTAAATGGCATTTTAGCTACCAACGGATTCCCCGAAAATAAAACCAAAATGAGTGTGTATAGGGCGCTTGCTGAGGCACTCATGGAGGCGGTACTCTCTAAACAGCTTGTTAAAGGCGAAAAACTACCACCCAGTAGAGTTTTAGCAAATGATATTGGAGTGTCGCGCTCTACCGTAATTAAAGCCTATGAGATACTTTGTATAGAAAAATATGTGAAGTCGGTACAAGGCTCAGGCTATTATGTGGAGGATGTGCAACGAAAAAAAATCAAGCATCGACTCTTAAGTATCAGCACAAATGGTTCACGCCCAGAGATTTCTGAGCGCGGTAAGAGATTTAGAAAGTATGTGAATCTGATGAATCGCACATCGGGAGGAGGTACGGCCTTTAGACCTGGATTGCCCCCATTAGATATATTTCCAGTTCGGCAGTGGCAAAGTCTAACTAACCGCTATTGGCGTGACGTTACCTATTCAGAAATGTCGTACGGTGACCCACAAGGTCTGCTGAGCTTACGGAAGAACATCACCGACTATCTGCGTATTTATCGAAATATTCATTGCCACCATGATCAAGTAATTATTGTTACGGGCTCAATGCATTCAATCTCAATCATCGGTGATTTATTGATTGATGCGGATGATCAGATCATTGTTGAAAACCCAGCCTACGCCAATGCCATAGCTATTTTTAAAAGTCTCAAGGCAAAATTACTAGCGGCAAGCATAGATGATGAAGGTATAGATATAAAAGGGGTTCCATTATCAAAGGTTCAAGACCCAAAATTTATTTATACCACTCCATCGAACCAATATCCTTCGGGAATTAAGATGAGTTTGGATAGAAGGTTGGAAGTTTTAGAATGGGCTCAGAAGCATAATTGCTTAATTGTTGAAGACGATTATGATCATGAGTTTAGCAATTGGGAAGAGCCTATAACTTCCATATTTGGCTTAGATAAAAGTGAAAGTGTAATCTATCTGGGTACCTTTAATAAGCTTCTTCATCCATCTGTTCGGCTCGGTTATATAATAGTGCCTCCTTATCTAGTGAATGATATAAGAGCGTCCCTAGAGCAAACACTCAGGTTTGTACCACCCATGAATCAAAAAATAATGTCGACCTTTATTGAGAAGGGTTATTTGAGTACCCATTTACGAAAAGTAGTAGAGGTGTCAAATACACGTCGATCTTACTTCATAGATCAATTTAATCGAGAGTTAGGTGCTATCATGAGCTTGAGGCCCCTTACCCAAGGCTTACACGTAATTGCCGATTTACCCAAATCGATTGTCGATAATGAACTTGCTAAGTTTCTAACTGAAAATGGAATTACCGTTTTCCCTTTGAGTAAGTACGTAGTTAAAGGAAATATGGGGAATGGCTTAGTAATGGGATTTTCTTCGGTAGATAAGGCCAGTATAAAATCCAAAATTAGAGAGATGGGTGCTTTATGCCGACAGTTCATAAAGCACCAGCAATCTCAATAAAAGCGAAGTGAATATTACTTTAGGTAAGGTTCAAATAAGTCTTCAAGCGACTGATTGATGTTCTTGTCGAGCTTTGGTTCAAAAGCTTTACCAGTGAGTAAGCCAAACAATTCAGCATATCGCTCATAAACTTCTATTCTAAACGAATCGGGAAGGTCTGGTAAAGTTTGCCCGTCTAGTCCTTGGAACTCATTTTCCATTAACCACTCACGGAGGAATTCTTTACTTAATTGCTTCTGATTTTCCCCTTTAGCTTGGCGTGCTTCATAGCCATCTAAGTAAAAGTAGCGACTACTATCTGTGGTGTGAACTTCATCAATTAAGGTGAGTTCACCATTGTATAGTCCAAATTCATACTTGGTATCCACTAGGATGAGTCCTTGTTTCGCAGCTACTTCAGTTCCACGTTCAAATAATTTGAATGCCGTTTCTTTTATGGAATTCCAAAGCTTTTCTTCAACGATACCGCGCGATAGTATTTCTTCTTCAGAGATATCTTCATCATGGCCTTCGGTGGCTTTAGTAGCAGGGGTAAGGATGGGTTGTTCAAACTTCTGATGTTCAACCATTCCTTCTGGAAGTGTTACCCCACATAACGTTCTCAATCCCGATTTATAGGTACGCCATGCATGCCCAGTGAGATAGCCTCGAATCACAACTTCAATAGGAATCGGGGCGCACTTTTTTGAGATCGTCACATTTGGGTGTGGGACTTCTTTGATATGAGTAGGCACTATGTCTTTCACCTTTTCGAATGAAAAAGCAGCCATTTGATTAAGGATTTGTCCTTTAAAAGGAATGGCTTGGCGCATGATATAATCAAATGCTGAAATTCTATCGGTTACAACGATGCCTAAAGTGTCATCATTAAGCGTATAAACTTCCC harbors:
- a CDS encoding aminotransferase class IV, which codes for MQSAQPQYPTKVFLNGRIVDLQEAKISVFDRGFLFGDGVYEVMVGQNGQFYFIEDHFKRLQNSLAKVQIDFQVDSLFPHLNALLQSCSIRDEACLLYIQITRGIAPRKHNFPQDASPSVMMYILKKALPGINKSPLSVITSPDKRWLQCDIKMISLLGNVLANQIAVEHKVYESLLYRENKITEGSHCNVFFVKNDVVYTHPADDYILNGITRQKTIDLCKQIGIEVNEKAITVDELYKMDEAFLTGTTTQIASIKKVNDHFYYEGSTPGAVTAQLQKAFKKLKLSKFMASSN
- a CDS encoding PLP-dependent aminotransferase family protein codes for the protein MQNKLNGILATNGFPENKTKMSVYRALAEALMEAVLSKQLVKGEKLPPSRVLANDIGVSRSTVIKAYEILCIEKYVKSVQGSGYYVEDVQRKKIKHRLLSISTNGSRPEISERGKRFRKYVNLMNRTSGGGTAFRPGLPPLDIFPVRQWQSLTNRYWRDVTYSEMSYGDPQGLLSLRKNITDYLRIYRNIHCHHDQVIIVTGSMHSISIIGDLLIDADDQIIVENPAYANAIAIFKSLKAKLLAASIDDEGIDIKGVPLSKVQDPKFIYTTPSNQYPSGIKMSLDRRLEVLEWAQKHNCLIVEDDYDHEFSNWEEPITSIFGLDKSESVIYLGTFNKLLHPSVRLGYIIVPPYLVNDIRASLEQTLRFVPPMNQKIMSTFIEKGYLSTHLRKVVEVSNTRRSYFIDQFNRELGAIMSLRPLTQGLHVIADLPKSIVDNELAKFLTENGITVFPLSKYVVKGNMGNGLVMGFSSVDKASIKSKIREMGALCRQFIKHQQSQ
- a CDS encoding phosphoribosylaminoimidazolesuccinocarboxamide synthase is translated as MSTLLKEALNHCITDTNVSNIPEPYKGKVREVYTLNDDTLGIVVTDRISAFDYIMRQAIPFKGQILNQMAAFSFEKVKDIVPTHIKEVPHPNVTISKKCAPIPIEVVIRGYLTGHAWRTYKSGLRTLCGVTLPEGMVEHQKFEQPILTPATKATEGHDEDISEEEILSRGIVEEKLWNSIKETAFKLFERGTEVAAKQGLILVDTKYEFGLYNGELTLIDEVHTTDSSRYFYLDGYEARQAKGENQKQLSKEFLREWLMENEFQGLDGQTLPDLPDSFRIEVYERYAELFGLLTGKAFEPKLDKNINQSLEDLFEPYLK